A DNA window from Syntrophorhabdaceae bacterium contains the following coding sequences:
- a CDS encoding class I SAM-dependent rRNA methyltransferase, with protein sequence MITLTIKRNRIGPVLGRHPWVFSQALTKIPDGLPPGEPVRLFSETGEFLASGYFNSYSQIAVRVWGYEKDETVDASFFARRIERAYRTRKEYVENPLTNAYRLINGENDFLPGLIVDKYDDYLVVQFHTSGIESWKNNIINALGTILRPKGIYERSDMSVRKQENLDSEKGLLAGSVPDRIAILENGFQFLVDVKHGQKTGFFLDQRDKRGACIKYTKDKDVLNCFSYTGGFTVYALAGGARRVTSVDTSESALELAKENVTLNGFDPARCEFICDDVKHCLRNIEEQFDVIVLDPPAFIKDHRKKKEGIIGYRGINEMAIKALSKNGILVTCSCSVHLTLEDFRYLLSEAGGKAGKSLRFLETYTHGIDHPQLVPFTEGSYLKCFIISTE encoded by the coding sequence ATGATCACATTAACCATCAAAAGGAACCGCATCGGTCCCGTGCTGGGCAGGCACCCCTGGGTCTTTTCACAGGCCCTGACAAAGATCCCTGACGGCCTGCCTCCTGGTGAGCCGGTGAGGCTTTTCAGCGAGACAGGGGAATTCCTTGCATCCGGTTATTTCAACTCATATTCACAGATAGCAGTCCGCGTCTGGGGTTATGAAAAGGATGAGACAGTAGACGCGTCTTTCTTCGCAAGGAGGATAGAGCGGGCTTACCGGACAAGAAAGGAGTATGTCGAAAACCCCTTAACGAATGCCTACCGCCTGATTAATGGTGAAAACGATTTCCTGCCTGGGCTCATTGTTGACAAGTATGACGACTACCTGGTGGTGCAGTTTCATACCAGTGGGATCGAGTCATGGAAAAACAATATTATCAATGCCCTGGGAACGATACTAAGACCAAAAGGGATATACGAACGGTCCGATATGTCAGTGAGGAAACAGGAAAATCTCGACAGTGAAAAGGGGCTTCTTGCCGGTTCTGTGCCTGACCGCATTGCCATTCTTGAAAACGGTTTTCAGTTTCTCGTCGATGTAAAGCATGGCCAGAAGACAGGCTTCTTTCTCGACCAGCGCGACAAGCGTGGGGCATGTATAAAATACACAAAAGATAAGGATGTGCTCAACTGTTTTTCATATACCGGAGGATTCACTGTCTACGCCCTTGCAGGAGGCGCGCGGCGCGTGACAAGTGTGGATACCTCTGAAAGCGCACTTGAACTGGCAAAAGAGAACGTAACGCTCAACGGTTTTGATCCCGCACGCTGTGAATTCATATGCGATGACGTGAAGCACTGCCTGAGAAACATTGAGGAACAATTCGATGTCATTGTCCTTGATCCGCCGGCATTCATCAAGGATCACAGGAAAAAGAAGGAGGGGATTATCGGTTACAGGGGCATCAACGAGATGGCTATAAAGGCATTATCCAAAAATGGTATCCTCGTCACCTGCTCCTGCTCGGTACATCTCACCCTTGAAGATTTCCGCTATCTCCTTTCTGAGGCAGGGGGCAAGGCAGGAAAATCCCTCCGCTTCCTCGAAACCTATACCCACGGCATCGATCATCCCCAACTCGTGCCCTTCACCGAAGGGTCATACCTGAA